One window of the Candidatus Chryseobacterium colombiense genome contains the following:
- a CDS encoding MGMT family protein encodes MDEIFKQQVWEITKLVPKGRVTSYGAIAKAVGYPNHSRHVGKAMGGCPKDVPAHRVISSSGTLSVPEFHVKLEAEGIEVENFRIKNFKKLFWNPLDEL; translated from the coding sequence ATGGACGAAATCTTTAAGCAACAGGTCTGGGAAATTACAAAATTAGTTCCCAAAGGCAGAGTAACAAGCTACGGAGCCATTGCAAAAGCAGTTGGTTATCCTAATCATTCACGACATGTAGGAAAAGCAATGGGAGGTTGTCCGAAAGATGTTCCTGCACATCGTGTGATTTCAAGTTCGGGAACTTTATCTGTTCCGGAATTTCATGTAAAATTAGAAGCAGAGGGAATTGAGGTGGAAAATTTTAGAATCAAAAATTTTAAGAAACTTTTTTGGAATCCTTTGGATGAGCTATAA
- a CDS encoding glucose 1-dehydrogenase, whose translation MANLKGKVIIVTGAAMGLGLAAADVLASKGADLTLVDYNAEALNKTKADLQSKYPENNFLTVAADVSVEENVKNYVDETVKTFGKVDGLYNNAGIEGKQAPLIDYDINIFKKVIDINLLGVYYGMKYVIPELQKNGGGRIVNVASVGGIRGVLNQTAYVATKHAVAGMTKNAALEYGKDNILTNAIAPGAILTPMVAEAFKQVNPNDPKAAEKEYASRNPTRRLGDPMDVGHLVAYLLSDENGYVSGQVIAIDGGESNIYGNP comes from the coding sequence ATGGCAAATTTAAAAGGAAAAGTAATAATTGTAACAGGAGCAGCCATGGGACTTGGTCTGGCTGCAGCAGATGTATTAGCTTCTAAAGGAGCCGATTTGACATTAGTAGATTATAATGCTGAAGCTTTGAATAAAACGAAGGCAGATCTGCAATCAAAATATCCGGAAAATAATTTTTTAACAGTAGCTGCAGATGTTTCTGTAGAAGAAAATGTAAAGAACTATGTTGACGAGACTGTTAAGACATTTGGGAAAGTTGACGGATTATACAACAATGCAGGAATTGAGGGAAAACAAGCTCCTCTAATAGATTATGACATTAATATTTTTAAAAAAGTAATTGATATTAATCTTTTAGGAGTTTATTATGGAATGAAATATGTGATCCCTGAGCTACAGAAAAACGGAGGGGGAAGAATTGTAAATGTAGCTTCTGTCGGCGGGATCAGAGGAGTTTTGAATCAGACCGCTTATGTAGCGACAAAACACGCCGTAGCCGGAATGACAAAAAATGCAGCGTTGGAATACGGTAAAGATAATATTCTGACCAATGCTATTGCTCCGGGAGCTATTTTAACACCAATGGTAGCAGAAGCTTTTAAGCAGGTAAATCCAAACGATCCGAAGGCAGCCGAAAAAGAATATGCATCCCGAAATCCTACAAGACGATTAGGAGATCCAATGGATGTGGGACATTTGGTAGCTTATTTATTGAGTGATGAAAACGGCTATGTTTCCGGACAGGTAATTGCCATCGACGGAGGAGAATCCAATATATATGGAAATCCATAA
- a CDS encoding deoxyhypusine synthase family protein, whose product MSKPITEFIEKYYLHFNAAALVDASKGYVAHLKDGGKMMITLAGAMSTAELGKILAEMIRQGKVDFISCTGANLEEDLMNLVAHSHYERVPHYRDLTAQDEWDLLERGLNRVTDTCIPEEEAFRRLQKHIVEIWKDAEAKGERYFPHEFMYKMILSGVLEQYYEIPRENSWMIAAAEANLPIVVPGWEDSTMGNIFASYCIKGELKATTMKSGIEYMTYLADWYTKNSGGKGVGFFQIGGGIAGDFPICVVPMLYQDMEMHDIPFWSYFCQISDSTTSYGSYSGAVPNEKITWGKLDITTPKFIVESDATICAPLMFSYILENS is encoded by the coding sequence ATGAGCAAACCGATTACTGAATTCATAGAAAAATATTACCTTCACTTTAATGCGGCAGCATTGGTGGATGCTTCTAAAGGATATGTTGCACACCTTAAGGATGGCGGAAAAATGATGATTACTTTGGCTGGAGCAATGTCTACTGCCGAGTTGGGGAAAATTCTTGCTGAAATGATCCGTCAAGGTAAAGTAGATTTTATCTCTTGTACGGGGGCAAACCTTGAAGAAGACCTTATGAATCTTGTAGCGCATTCTCATTATGAAAGAGTTCCTCACTATAGAGATTTGACAGCTCAGGATGAGTGGGATCTTTTGGAAAGAGGTCTGAACAGAGTTACAGATACTTGTATCCCTGAAGAAGAGGCTTTCAGAAGATTACAGAAACATATCGTAGAGATATGGAAAGATGCTGAAGCAAAAGGTGAAAGATATTTCCCGCACGAATTCATGTACAAAATGATCCTTTCAGGAGTTTTGGAGCAGTATTATGAGATTCCTAGAGAAAACTCTTGGATGATCGCTGCGGCAGAAGCAAATTTGCCGATCGTAGTTCCGGGATGGGAAGATTCTACAATGGGTAACATCTTCGCTTCTTATTGTATTAAAGGAGAGCTTAAGGCTACAACCATGAAATCAGGGATCGAATACATGACATATTTGGCTGATTGGTATACTAAAAATTCAGGTGGAAAGGGAGTTGGATTCTTCCAGATTGGTGGAGGTATTGCAGGAGATTTCCCGATCTGCGTTGTGCCGATGTTGTATCAGGATATGGAAATGCATGATATTCCGTTCTGGTCTTATTTCTGCCAGATTTCAGACTCTACAACATCTTATGGATCATATTCAGGAGCGGTTCCGAACGAGAAAATTACTTGGGGTAAATTAGATATTACAACACCGAAATTTATCGTTGAAAGTGATGCAACGATCTGTGCACCATTGATGTTCTCTTATATTCTTGAGAATTCTTAA